In the genome of Raphanus sativus cultivar WK10039 chromosome 4, ASM80110v3, whole genome shotgun sequence, one region contains:
- the LOC108855003 gene encoding ABC transporter D family member 1, protein MPSLQLLQLTERGRSLVASRRKSILLAAGIVAAGGAFYLKSRISSPRLDSSRGRSGGDGEALEKRTGNNKNAKKATSKKKGGGLKSLQVLTAILLSQMGKMGARDLLALLATVVFRTALSNRLAKVQGFLFRAAFLRRAPLFLRLISENIFLCFMLSTTHATSKYITGALSLRFRKILTKLIHSHYFENMVYYKISHVDGRITHPEQRIASDVPRFSSELSELIQDDLTAVTDGILYAWRLCSYASPKYIFWILAYVLGAGTAIRTFSPSFGKLMSKEQQLEGEYRQLHSRLRTHSESIAFYGGETREESHIQQKFKNLVTHMSDVLHDHWWFGMIQDFLLKYLGATVAVILIIEPFFSGHLRPDDSTLGRAEMLSNIRYHTSVIISLFQALGTLSISSRRLSRLSGFADRIHELMAVSRELSGDDKTSLQRNRSRNYLTEASYVEFSGVKVVTPTGNVLVEDLTLRVEQGSNLLITGPNGSGKSSLFRVLGGLWPLVSGHIVKPGVGSDLNKEIFYVPQRPYMAVGTLRDQLIYPLTSDQETVPLTETGMVELLENVDLEYLLDRYRPDKEVNWGDELSLGEQQRLGMARLFYHKPKFAILDECTSAVTTDMEERFAAKVRAMGTSCITISHRPALVAFHDVVLSLDGEGGWSVHYKRDDSAPLTDAGVDSAKISENDRQNDAMVVQRAFAAARKESATTNSKAQAYLTQSIAKSPVVDKSVVLPRFPQPRTSPRALPLRVAAMLNTLIPTLFDKQGGQLLLVACLVVSRTLISDRIASLNGTTVKYVLEQDKAAFVRLIGLSVIQSSASAVIAPSLKHLTQRLALGWRIRLTQHLLRNYLRNNAFYKVFHMSGNTIDADQRLTRDLEKLTTDLSGLLTGMVKPSVDILWFTWRMKLLTGQRGVAILYTYMLLGLGFLRRFAPDFGDLAGEEQQLEGKFRFMHERLNTHAESIAFFGGGAREKAMVDTKFRALLDHSLMLLKKKWVYGILDDFVTKQLPNNVTWGLSLLYALEHKGDRALVSTQGELAHALRYLASVVSQSFMAFGDILELHKKFLELSGGINRIFELDEFLDASQSGVTSENHTSRLDSQDRISFSEVDIITPAQKLMASQLSCEIIAGKSLLVTGPNGSGKTSVFRVLRDIWPTVCGRLAKPSLDIKELGSGNGIFFVPQRPYTCLGTLRDQIIYPLSKDEAEKRAAKFYYTNNGESSTEAGSVLDAHLKTILENVRLVYLLERDESGWDATTNWEDILSLGEQQRLGMARLFFHRPKFGILDECTNATSVDVEEQLYRVAKDMGVTFITSSQRPALIPFHSLELRLIDGEGNWELRSIEQTAE, encoded by the exons ATGCCTTCTCTCCAGCTATTGCAGTTAACTGAGCGGGGTCGGAGTCTCGTTGCTTCAAGACG GAAATCTATACTGCTTGCGGCTGGGATCGTGGCTGCTGGTGGAGCTTTTTACTTAAAATCAAGGATCAGCTCCCCTAGGCTTGATTCTTCCCGTGGGCGGAGTGGTGGTGATGGTGAAGCATTGGAAAAGCGGACAGGAAACAATAAGAATGCAAAGAAAGCCACATCAAAGAAGAAAGGAGGAGGATTGAAGTCTCTTCAGGTTCTCACTGCTATTCTCTTGTCTCAGATGGGAAAAATGGGTGCCAGGGATCTTCTCGCACTACTCGCCACTGTG GTTTTCAGAACTGCTTTGAGCAATAGATTGGCGAAAGTTCAAGGTTTCCTATTCCGTGCCGCTTTCTTAAGGCGTGCCCCACTGTTTCTACGTCTTATCTCCGAGAATATTTTCTTGTGTTTCATGCTATCGACTACGCACGCTACGTCAAAGTACATAACTGGGGCCTTGAGTTTGCGTTTCAGAAAGATATTGACGAAACTTATCCATTCACATTACTTTGAG AATATGGTATACTATAAAATATCACATGTGGATGGTCGGATTACGCACCCGGAGCAGCGAATTGCCAGCGATGTACCAAGATTCTCCTCAGAATTGAGCGAGCTTATACAGGATGATTTGACAGCAGTTACTGATGGGATTTTGTATGCATGGCGCCTTTGTTCATATGCTAGTCCAAAATACATCTTCTGGATACTG GCATATGTACTGGGAGCCGGTACTGCGATAAGGACCTTTTCTCCTTCTTTTGGCAAATTGATGTCCAAAGAGCAGCAGTTGGAAGGGGAGTACCGCCAACTTCATTCACGCTTAAGGACTCACTCGGAAAGCATAGCATTCTATGGTGGGGAAACCAGGGAAGAATCTCATATACAACAAAAGTTCAAGAATCTTGTTACTCATATGAGTGACGTCCTTCATGATCACTGGTGGTTTGGCATGATCCAAGATTTTCTGCTGAAGTATCTTGGTGCCACAGTTGCTGTTATTCTGATCATCGAGCCATTCTTCTCTGGGCATCTAAGACCTGATGACTCGACCTTAGGGAGAGCAGAGATGCTAAGCAATATAAGATATCACACCAGTGTCATTATTTCTCTCTTTCAGGCGTTAGGAACACTTTCTATAAGTTCCAGGCGGCTCAGCCGACTCAG TGGTTTTGCTGACCGAATCCATGAGTTGATGGCTGTCTCGAGAGAACTCAGTGGTGATGATAAAACATCTTTACAGAGAAATAGAAGCAGAAATTACCTTACTGAGGCTAGCTATGTTGAGTTTTCGGGTGTCAAG GTTGTTACTCCAACGGGAAATGTTTTGGTGGAGGATCTCACCCTTCGAGTTGAGCAAGGATCTAATCTTCTTATTACAG GTCCTAATGGAAGTGGCAAGAGTTCCCTTTTCCGAGTACTAGGAGGTCTATGGCCCCTGGTGTCTGGCCACATTGTGAAGCCTGGAGTTGGTTCTGATCTTAACAAAGAGATCTTCTACGTGCCCCAACGGCCCTATATGGCAGTTGGAACACTTCGTGACCAGTTAATATATCCTCTTACGTCTGATCAAGAGACTGTACCGCTCACTGAGACTGGAATGGTGGAGCTATTGGAAAAT GTTGACCTAGAATATTTATTGGATCGCTACCGACCTGACAAGGAGGTTAATTGGGGTGATGAATTATCTCTTGGAGAGCAACAGAGATTGGGAATGGCCAGACTGTTCTACCACAAACCTAAATTTGCAATTCTTGATGAGTGCACGAGTGCTGTGACAACTGATATGGAAGAACGTTTTGCTGCTAAGGTTCGAGCTATGGGAACTTCTTGCATAACAATCTCCCATCGTCCAGCCCTTGTTGCATTCCATGACGTTGTTCTGTCATTAGATGGAGAAGGGGGATGGAGTGTTCACTACAAGAG GGACGACTCTGCACCTCTGACGGACGCTGGAGTTGATTCAGCGAAAATTTCAGAGAACGATCGTCAAAATGATGCGATGGTTGTTCAACGAGCGTTTGCTGCAGCTAGAAAG GAATCTGCCACTACTAATTCAAAGGCTCAGGCGTACTTGACACAGTCAATTGCAAAATCACCAGTTGTTGATAAAAGTGTTGTGTTGCCTCGTTTTCCTCAACCTCGAACATCGCCAAGGGCGTTGCCATTAAGAGTAGCTGCAATGTTAAACACATTG ATACCCACTCTATTTGACAAACAAGGAGGACAACTGCTTTTGGTTGCTTGCCTTGTCGTCTCAAGAACATTAATCTCTGACCGAATAGCCTCTTTGAATG GGACCACTGTGAAGTATGTCTTGGAGCAAGATAAAGCCGCATTTGTTCGTTTGATTGGTTTGAGTGTTATCCAAAGTAGTGCATCTGCTGTCATTGCTCCTTCATTAAa GCATCTAACGCAGAGGCTAGCTTTAGGGTGGAGGATTCGTTTGACTCAACATCTGCTACGGAATTACTTGAGAAATAATGCGTTTTACAAG GTTTTCCACATGTCAGGCAATACTATTGACGCAGACCAGAGACTCACTCGTGACCTGGAAAAGTTGACCACTGACTTGTCTGGACTTCTTACTGGAATGGTTAAGCCATCGGTTGATATTCTGTG gTTCACCTGGAGGATGAAGCTATTGACTGGTCAAAGGGGAGTTGCCATACTTTACACATATATGTTACTTGGTCTGGGTTTCCTGAGACGTTTTGCTCCCGATTTTGGTGATCTAGCCGGTGAAGAACAGCAGCTTGAGGGGAAGTTTAG GTTTATGCACGAGAGACTGAACACTCATGCTGAATCCATCGCCTTCTTTGGAGGCGGAGCTCGAGAAAAAGCT ATGGTTGACACAAAATTCAGGGCACTACTGGACCACTCTCTCATGCTCTTGAAGAAGAAATGGGTGTATGGCATACTTGATGATTTCGTGACAAAGCAACTTCCCAATAATGTGACTTGGGGATTGAGTTTGTTGTATGCTTTAGAACACAAGGGAGATAGAGCACTTGTCTCCACTCAAG GTGAATTGGCACATGCATTGCGGTATCTAGCTTCTGTCGTGTCTCAAAGCTTTATGGCGTTTGGTGATATTCTTGAACTACACAAGAAGTTCCTTGAGCTCTCTGGTGGTATTAACAGAATTTTTGAGCTCGATGAGTTTTTGGATGCTTCTCAGTCAG GTGTTACCTCAGAAAATCACACAAGCCGCTTGGATTCTCAAGATCGAATATCCTTTTCAGAGGTGGATATCATTACCCCTGCGCAGAAGTTAATGGCTAGCCAGTTGTCATGCGAAATAATTGCAGGGAAAAGCCTGCTCGTCACAG GACCAAATGGTAGTGGAAAGACTTCAGTATTTAGAGTGCTTAGAGATATATGGCCAACTGTATGTGGAAGACTCGCCAAACCATCATTGGATATCAAAGAACTTGGGTCAGGGAATGGCATATTTTTTGTGCCGCAGCGACCATATACATGCTTAGGGACGCTGAGAGATCAGATTATATACCCTCTATCTAAAGACGAAGCAGAGAAAAGAGCCGCTAAGTTCTACTACACCAATAATG GAGAAAGCTCAACAGAAGCGGGAAGCGTTCTGGACGCTCATCTGAAAACCATCCTGGAGAATGTTCGGTTAGTGTATCTTTTGGAAAGAGATGAAAGTGGTTGGGATGCTACAACCAACTGGGAAGACATATTATCTCTTGGAGAGCAACAGAGGCTTGGCATG GCACGTTTATTCTTTCACAGACCCAAGTTTGGAATCCTAGATGAATGCACCAA CGCGACGAGTGTTGATGTTGAGGAACAGCTCTACAGGGTAGCGAAAGACATGGGAGTTACTTTCATAACCTCATCACAA CGTCCGGCGTTGATACCGTTCCACTCATTGGAACTAAGGCTGATTGACGGAGAAGGAAACTGGGAGCTGCGATCTATTGAACAGACGGCAGAGTAA
- the LOC108852187 gene encoding uncharacterized protein LOC108852187 produces MERRTPVRKPNTSNADLLSWSETPPPPPPDHSPASAARSHQPSDGISKVLGGGQITDEEAQSLNKLKNCSGYKLKEMNGSGIFAHDPKHASESDATTGLRHYQQTLNGVSQISFSADGTVSPKKPTTLTEVAKQRELSGNLLTEADLKSKKQISSAKMEEISGHNIFGPPTEIQPPRSLAAAQQEARRGSNRDMGEPAPRNLRTSVKVSNPAGGQSNILFSEEPEVKSSKKIHDQKFQELTGNGIFKGDESAGSGDKQLSSAKLREMSGNNIFGDGKAESRDYFGGVKKPPGGESSISLV; encoded by the exons atggaGAGAAGGACGCCAGTGAGAAAGCCAAACACTTCCAACGCCGATCTACTTTCATGGTCGGAaacgcctcctcctcctcctcctgacCATTCACCCGCTTCCGCTGCTCGTTCTCACCAG CCGTCAGATGGAATCAGCAAGGTTCTCGGCGGCGGTCAGATCACAGACGAGGAAGCTCAGTCCCTCAATAAGCT GAAGAATTGCTCAGGCTACAAGTTAAAAGAGATGAATGGCAGTGGCATTTTTGCTCATGACCCAAAACACGCATCTGAATCCGATGCTACTACCGGACTTCGTCACTATCAA CAAACTCTCAACGGAGTGAGTCAGATATCATTCAGCGCTGACGGGACCGTTTCCCCGAAGAAACCAACCACATTAACAGAGGTTGCAAAGCAGAGAGAGCTGAGCGGAAACCTGCTAACCGAGGCAGACCtaaagagcaagaagcagataTCAAGTGCTAAGATGGAAGAGATAAGCGGCCACAACATCTTCGGACCTCCAACTGAGATCCAGCCTCCTCGATCATTAGCCGCTGCACAACAGGAAGCTAGAAGAGGTAGTAACAGAGACATGGGAGAGCCTGCACCAAGGAACCTACGTACTTCTGTTAAAGTCTCCAAC CCTGCAGGAGGACAGAGCAACATACTGTTCAGTGAAGAACCTGAGGTGAAGTCATCAAAGAAGATACATGATCAGAAGTTTCAGGAGCTCACGGGGAACGGTATATTCAAAGGAGACGAATCGGCAGGGAGTGGAGACAAGCAGCTAAGCTCGGCTAAGCTGAGGGAGATGAGCGGAAACAATATATTTGGAGACGGGAAGGCAGAGTCAAGAGACTACTTTGGGGGTGTGAAGAAGCCTCCAGGCGGTGAGAGCAGCATCTCACTggtctaa